A region from the Oceanidesulfovibrio marinus genome encodes:
- a CDS encoding PilZ domain-containing protein, whose product MATVLSFSKGYCQACGHERKVPAAMHGLDARCPHCGHTAKVLVGEPHERRGCDRHEVGGSSVRLGPFLGELPLIDIGAGGMSFDASASGFQFKPGDMLRMEIVHRGMSLAGDIEVEVVRTEGPRIGCCVRKDDPAAEALVNACVYTMLFREHAAQLRQSA is encoded by the coding sequence ATGGCTACGGTCTTGTCGTTCTCCAAGGGGTATTGTCAGGCCTGCGGTCACGAACGCAAGGTCCCGGCGGCGATGCACGGACTGGACGCGCGGTGCCCGCACTGCGGCCACACCGCCAAGGTGCTGGTGGGCGAACCCCACGAGCGCCGCGGCTGCGACCGCCACGAGGTGGGAGGCTCCAGCGTCCGGCTGGGCCCGTTCCTGGGCGAGCTCCCGCTCATCGACATCGGCGCAGGCGGCATGTCCTTCGACGCCAGCGCCAGCGGCTTCCAGTTCAAGCCCGGCGATATGTTGCGCATGGAGATCGTCCACCGCGGCATGAGTCTGGCCGGAGACATCGAGGTCGAGGTGGTGCGCACCGAGGGCCCGCGAATTGGATGCTGCGTGCGCAAGGACGACCCGGCCGCCGAGGCCCTGGTCAACGCCTGCGTCTACACCATGCTGTTCCGCGAGCACGCCGCCCAGCTGCGGCAAAGCGCGTAA